The stretch of DNA ttctgaaattttctatttctgaaatttcaaattgtttgaaagttttaaaaattctaaaaattgtcatttcaaaacttttgataaTTATGGAAATtgtcatttcgaaactttggaaatttttaaataatttgaaaagagggatgaaaaatgagaagttaaaaaagttgaaggttttataaaagacaaatttatattttcacgTTGATGGAGAGGGTGACAAGTTTAGATGTAGAGATGCGGGTAGAATTCTCAAAAGTTAAATTAGTATAAGACTTGTTTAAAAGTTTGTGAATTTATTCTTTAGTGCTAAGTTTGACTTATAACTCTATTAATTTAATGATGTAGATAATTATGTATCACGTGTTATTCATCTTCATCTCTAACcttaaacttaaaatttatttttcctcaAATTTCTTCTTCGTCTTGTTACCCTATTTATTGtaagttaattttaatattccTGGTGATAATGAGAAACTTATAGCAAATTTGCAAAGAATGCAATGGAGGTTATGGAGTTAAAGCAAATTTGTAGGAAAATGCAAAcacaaatgacaaaaatgataaaataaaaaagcatcGGTATCACTTTTGGTCCCTCCCTATTTAACTACACACATGACAGAATGACACATTATAAGTCAAGTAATCGTCATCGTCACTAAGTTAACAATCACATTAAATATTAAAGTAACATACGTTTGGATAATCTATGGAGATATAGACTAATATGAGTTTTTGACTGAGTTATAGACTAAAGTAACAACACTCTCTTCAGTCGTAGATCAAAATAATGGTTTACTTTTTTCAAATCTAAAACATTAGGAAAGAAGTCATTTACTTATCTGAAATTGATCAAAGTTGATATGTCAACATTTCCTTACAgagaattataataaaaaataaattcaattatgcatattaagaaaaataggCGGCTGCATTTAATATATAGAATTCTAAAACACAATTAAGTATGTTTCTTAAATTATCCTTCATGGTCAATAATTTCGATTGTTtagaaaaagttatgtaaaaacaaagttaaatttattttaaagatgagCTTAATTTATATCCGTTGTCaatgtaaataatttgtatactatgagttaatcataatatttagataaataaatatatttgacttttatcGTAACTACTTCTAATGACATGTTCGTAAATAATTGTGATGAAACAacaatataaaatcttttacACTCACAATGCACACTCTTAAAACGACAAAACTATATAAGTACACAAAAGAAAAACTACaccttataaaattatttatttaaataaattcagaAAAAATAGTGTCTAAcgtaatttcaaataaaaaaatgactttaaatcattattattattattatttttgtaaacaaAGAAGAACGAAGAGAGGAGTAAGAGTAAGTTTGAGAGAGATTGCTAGGTTAACACACGTGTCCTCTTTTATCGAATGGGTGGATGCAAATAACTTCAAAATTCCTCTGTTTttgtattttgatatataaaattttaattgaaaccACCGATAGACTTGTCCTATTTTATGGAATGGATGGATGAAACTGCAACTCTCAATTCACCACTTTAACTACCAAAATTTGTCACAAGCTGATTCTCAAACAAGGATCAATTAAAGTAGACATATGTAGCCTACATTGGTGTCCTCTTTAGAAATTATTCAAATTCTAACAATTGCGATGCTCCTTCTTACAAATAGAAACTCACTGTCCTCTTTGTTGGAAGTGTCACTATTCAATACTCACTAACGATGttatctttctttttatatttatttcctttttttaatgttattttttggtAAAATTCTTACTTTTATATTTGCGTTGAAGGTAATATACACATGGATGAGAGTCTTTAACGATGGTTTGGGATTTTGAATCTCTTACTGGTATGCTGTTTTTTTTCAATCACCGTGCCTATTTTGTGAAGGTGgagaattgatttttttttttaaattgtgacttgattttttttatctttttctagATTGATTTTTCATGTGGTTTTTGCAGTGTAGTTATGAATTCGTGACttgcaaattattttttaaagaatgttgattataatgaataagtttaaatatatgattCGTCTATATTACTTATGGTCTTATTCATTTTcgttaaaaaaaagttataggaACGGATTAAATATTTAAgctataaattattaatatgtttgcaagaaaaaaaatacaatgatcacagaaatttcatttttatagtttgtttagggCATCAAATATCTTAGGACACCCTAGAGTCTCAAGAGAactaaaaaaatctttaaaatttctTCCATTTCCTTGAACCAAAACAAACACCAAAACCATTACCCTCCAATCAAACACACACTTAGTTGAGAAAAAATGTGATTACAAGAATTTAATTCCATTTGGGTTTTCACTTTTCATTCATTTTGAAGTGAGATTTAGACAATTGCAAGCAAAGGATTCTTTTGTGCTTAGTATTTGTGTTATTCTAGTTGGAATTACTAACAAAGGTATTTATATTTGTCTTCCGTTAATTACACTATGGGCACCAATATCTACCTTTTTATTACTAGACTAAACCAATAGAGTTATTGTTTGCTATTATTATAACACCTTCAATTCAATGTactaataaatgtttttttttaatataataatatactaaTAAAGTCGACACTATAGTAAACGATCCCTGTGCATTTAAGCATTCTACTACACcttttcattttctgtttttgCTATCATTAGTTTTCATTTTGAACATTCTTCAAATGGATgcctatcttttttttttccaacaattTTGACTTAACAAACTACGTTTTTTAGATGATATTTCTAAATTAGAAATGTCTTTTCTAGGATTAGAAATTTCTTCTTCACTTTGCACCCTTTCATtgcaattataaaaattattaaactttGTCAATGTATTTCAGGTTCATTGCCACTAATTTCAAATTCTGATCTTGATAAAATGGATCACATTAGTCAATTGCCTGACTGCATCTTGTCTTATATCTCGACAAAGTTTGGGTTCAAAGGAGAGATCTCTTCTTTGATGTTCTCAATATGCTTGGAACTGAAAATGAACTGCTAGAAAAAGGGTATCTCATTGATGTTCCTAGTAGCTCTACTGTGGAGAGGCACCTCAATTGGGATATGAGTAAGGATGAATTTGTAAAACGAGTAGATCAATTTGTCAAGAACTTTCGAGGTACAAAGATTGATTCTTTCTTGGTGAACTTTTATTTAAAACGTGAACAAAGCAACACTATTAATCAATGGTTAAGTTTTGCAATTGCAAGGGGAGTTCAAAGAATCGATCTACTTTTGCAAGGAAAGCCTTATTATGCAAACGACACTACTCAACtcaaatgttataaatttgactTTGGCTTATTTTTAGAGACTAATGTTTCAACTCTAAAGCATCTATGTCTTCAACATTGTGTTGTCTTCCCTCCAACCAACCGTGACTTTATTCTTCCATTCAAAAATTTGAGATATCTTTCACTTGAAAGTACAGAAGTGGATGAAATGTTCATTGAAAGTATATTATCTAACTGTCTACGACTTGAAGAGTTTTGCTTATGTTTTTGTGACCTCAATTCATCATCGCTTAAGATAGTAAGTTCATCCTTATGTTATCTCAAGTTTATAGGGTGCTATGACTTATCCAGTAGGATCTTCGGTATTGAAGTTGTCAAAGTCCAACGTTATGTAAACTTGATTTTACTGGATTGCCTTAAACTCATTTCATTGGAGTATGATGGAGAAGGTTTGGATACCTTGAACATTAATACCCCTTTGCTGCAGAGGATTGAAGTCTCCATTTTTTCTCAAGAAGATCTTAATGCATTTGCTGCTCTCTGTGGAACTTTTCCTGAACTTGAGATTATGCATGTGACCACATTATCGATGGTAAGTCATAAAGTGTTAGAAGAGTTTTTTTTACATTTCTGTCTttagaattatattttgaatcttACACGTTCTTGTTTAGGTCGCGACTTCCCTAGAAATAAACCAGCCACTCAAACATCTTAAAGAGTTGAACTTCGTTAAATAATGTTCTTAGATATTTTGATTTGTATTTATTGGTACGtatttgtgattttaattttgtaagttTACATATCCCGAGTTCATTAAAGATCATAGAGATATTAGGGATGTTCAAATATTATCTCATGAGGAGCTAAAGGTTATTGAATTGGGAGGATGTGTTGGAAATTGGTTTGAAATTGAGTTTTATGAATGTACTGAAATGTGTCCATAACCTTGAGCGAATAGTTATGAGTCCATGTTGGAAAGAACATGATTCATTGGATTGGAATTTTAATCCTGTGTGGTTTCGAAGTGGACGTGACAGAATTAGAGAAAAGCTTCAAGGTGAAGGAGTAATTGGACGAGAAAAACTTGTACTCATATAAATAAGATCAATTCtttgtgttttgtgtttttctcttataatattttgttattctTTTGCCTTTTTTGTTATACTAattaatagaataaaattaacaatgCTCGTAATTTTATtgccattaaaaaaaaaacgcatTTGACTATTTGTCTGCACATTTAAACAATcggtgtaaatttttttacaactaACGATCATTAAACAATATTTTGATggcaaacaaattaatttttgtaatagttcgtaaaaaaaatttaaatctattGTTTATTAATTAGTGTAGATTCCCATGCTGTGCACGGGTTAGACATTTTTTGTTAATGCAATATGATAATAGTTGTATGTTAATTCAAGGTtagtatgaaaattaaaaaaagaaagattttttttactaatgtaGTATGATAATAGTTGTTAACTAATTCAAggttattatgaaaaataaaaaagtaaatacatataatataattaaaaacaaattacattttaaaatatgcgAAAATAAATTCATCACACAATTATGagtaatatattaaagagtttattatttagactaatattttgtatcaattacagaaaataagtaaaattaataggcAAAATTGTGTTAAGTTTGAAGATTTCCATTTTATGGGTTaaaaaaagtttctcaaaacttattgatgagaagattttttttttatttttttttcatggttttaatttgatttaaaaaataaaatgcatttaactggtttctttgattttagataaaaaaaaaaaaaggcaaatgAGTGTTGTCTGTACGTAGAAAGATTTACACTAATACGTACTCGCTGTAAAGACAGAGCAATTGTCAATGAAAAGAGTGCAAGATTAATTGTAAGTTTTGATTATAATTAAACGGTATAAATATATAGAAtgtgtataaattaaatttgacaaATCGtagattttattttcaattgctATCTATTTTATTTGCACTTGAGGGTGATAGTTGACTAAAAAAAACTAGTGTTGTTGTTTTTTAATTGAAGCTTATTGTAGTACTACTAGTTGTTTTGTTATGTTGTTGTTTATTGTAATGTTCTTTGGGACCTTAagagacaaaataaaaatatagtgtGTTTATAATCATTTGAAATCTCCTAGTCCAAACAATGTAGATTATGAAAATCGCAATTAAGTAGTAATAatcaattttcattaaaatcattaatattttctttgttttattagtaatatttttatgttaaattttgtatttatttatttatttgttattttattgtttgtaggagaagattaaaaattaatttgttgttcaagATAAAATTTTGACAATTTAGTAGActcaatttattaatattttatgagatTGATATGTACGacgttatatatttattttgaaggtCAGTAAGACAATCtttttcattattaaaaaaaactctaaatgtaaattttttctaGTGATGTTTGCCATCCTTCTAAAAGTTtgtattttaaacaaaaaatatatacaaaatcgAATGTATATAAGAGTAGCTTTAGATTAATTTGATCATGTAAAGCAAGGTAATATGAGCCATTGAAggtgagttttttttatttataataatgtgaAATACATGAAACACTTATATTTCAACAATATCAactggaaaaaaaattacatgaaatcaatatatcaatttagtaatatcatgttaaaatttaaaaaatttactattattttgtattaaaatttgCTTAATTAGACCTCTAAATATATTGTATCGGTCCTATATTTAATCACTTAtctattctttttataaaaattattatcggTACGTAAGTCTAGTTAAAATTTTCTCTATTCTtaactttattaatatttttggtgTATAAAATGTTTTTAGAAATTGTCATTTATCTTATATACCTAACGGTATATATCTCCGATGTGTGCACATGCATGCTAATGTAATTATAGCTAAAATTGAACATTAATACAGTTGTTCtgacaaattttaaattgaaatattaacaCATAATTCATCTACGATACAAAATTTTACGAACTGATACTATCTGAATACAACCATTGCACAGTacttaagtttaaaaaaaaattgtaatttatgtTTAACTGCACTGCACTAAAAATTCTCCAAACATTCCTTAACGTCACCTGCATGATAAGAAACTATACCAAAAATTCTCTAAACATCCTCATAAGTATGGAAGATATCTACACAACAAAATAGCTTATAATTGCACATTGTATTATCTTCTCAAAATAAGTAGAAATCTTTCCACTCTATGCTTTCATTTTTTAACTGTGATTGGATATGCCTTACATATTtatctttgaatgttttatatttttctccAAATGAACTCAGCTTTCAAGAAGGTCGTTGGAATGTAATAGCGATTGCTAATAAATTGCTtctttaattttgatttgtttatttgacCATCAAGAAGTGATGATTATTACGGAGGGTGGTACATCTTTGTCGGTGCAAACAGTAAAAAGTAAAATCCCTCAACTTGTGCTACCCTACTTATTATTTCTCCGTTAAAgaatgttattttatttctaacattttatatttatattaaatgttaGAAAGAGAGTGTTTTTAAAGCGGGACAATTGTATTGCCACTGGAAATTCAACACTTGTTGGTTATTGTGCAGTTCATGTTTCCCTTCATTTCATTCCAACCTTGGGAAGAAAATGAATCAGGAAATGAATGGGGTGGAAGTTGAAAGGGTAGAAGAGAAAATAGATTATGTGTTTAAGGTTGTGGTGATAGGAGACTCAGCAGTAGGAAAGACTCAAATACTGTCAAGGTTTGCAAAGAATGAGTTCTGCTTTGACTCAAAATCAACCATTGGAGTTGAATTTCAAACTAAAACTGTCACAATAAATGGTAAACTCATCAAAGCACAGATCTGGGATACTGCTGGCCAAGAAaggttcttcttcttcttcttcctttcaATATTTCATCTTTCATACATACATAGATACATACATATCCTCATTATGTATGTATATTTGATATAGGTACAGAGCAGTGACAAGTGCATACTACAGAGGAGCATTAGGGGCAATGCTAGTGTACGACATAACTAAAAGACAAACGTTCGATCATGTAGCTAGATGGGTTGAAGAACTTCGATCACACGCTGACACTTCCATTGTGATTATGCTAATTGGTAACAAAGGTGATCTTGTGGATCAAAGAGTGGTACACACCGAATATGCTGTCGAGTTTGCAGAGGATCAAGGCCTCTTTTTCTCTGAGACTTCAGCTTTTACTGGTGAAAATGTCAACTCTGCATTTTTTAAATTGCTTGAAGAGATTAATAAGGTTGTTTCAAAAAGGTCGTTGGACTGTAATAATGGGAAGGCCAATGCTATTATTCATAAAGGATTGGAAATTGATATAATCTCACCTCCTGAATTAGAAATTACTGAATTCAAGAAATTACCTTCATGTTcttgttgattattattataaacatcTAAGTAAAGATACAGAGACAAGTGTGAAAAGtacatatgtaatttttttttaaatgtgctTAGCTTGTATTTGGTTTGGCCGTGGAATTAGTAAAATCATGGCAAGTcaatatgaatttaaaaaactacactctataatttttacaaaattacatTGGTTCACCGTTGTATGTATAAATGGGGATAATGCGGTAATAATGGAGATTAATTTCATCTCATCCTTGTTCCATGCTCAGAATTGAAGACCACTTTGTTATTCTGATTCAGTTTTATTGAATTACACCAAAGAATTTGGCTTAttgtttttg from Cicer arietinum cultivar CDC Frontier isolate Library 1 chromosome 3, Cicar.CDCFrontier_v2.0, whole genome shotgun sequence encodes:
- the LOC101511212 gene encoding uncharacterized protein — encoded protein: MLGTENELLEKGYLIDVPSSSTVERHLNWDMSKDEFVKRVDQFVKNFRGTKIDSFLVNFYLKREQSNTINQWLSFAIARGVQRIDLLLQGKPYYANDTTQLKCYKFDFGLFLETNVSTLKHLCLQHCVVFPPTNRDFILPFKNLRYLSLESTEVDEMFIESILSNCLRLEEFCLCFCDLNSSSLKIVSSSLCYLKFIGCYDLSSRIFGIEVVKVQRYVNLILLDCLKLISLEYDGEGLDTLNINTPLLQRIEVSIFSQEDLNAFAALCGTFPELEIMHVTTLSMVATSLEINQPLKHLKELNFVK
- the LOC101490262 gene encoding ras-related protein RABA3, which produces MNQEMNGVEVERVEEKIDYVFKVVVIGDSAVGKTQILSRFAKNEFCFDSKSTIGVEFQTKTVTINGKLIKAQIWDTAGQERYRAVTSAYYRGALGAMLVYDITKRQTFDHVARWVEELRSHADTSIVIMLIGNKGDLVDQRVVHTEYAVEFAEDQGLFFSETSAFTGENVNSAFFKLLEEINKVVSKRSLDCNNGKANAIIHKGLEIDIISPPELEITEFKKLPSCSC